CCAGCCTGCTCTCATAGACTACACGTAACATATTCTAGTGCTCTGTTtttccagcctggtctcatagactacacGTAACATACTCTAGTGCTCTGTTtttccagcctggtctcatagactacacGTAACATACTCTAGTGCTCTGTTTtttccagcctggtctcatagactacacGTAACATACTCTAGCACTCTGTTTttcccagcctggtctcatagactacacGTAACATACTCTAGTGCTCTGTTtttccagcctggtctcatagactacacGTAACATACTCTAGTGCTCTGTTTtttacagcctggtctcatagactacaaGTAACATACTCTAGCACTCTGTTTtttccagcctggtctcatagactacacGTAACATACTCTAGTGCTCTGTTTTTCCAGCCTGGTGTCATAGACTACACGtagcatagtaaatgtaaatacaaattctgaaacactcaatttagtatgatatgttacatttgatatggttacataagacagaaggttacttaacctctaccgagtacctaacccggattcgggagcaccccccacccccccccccccaccccccccccccccacactgattagcatcgttagcatagcgtcacaattaaatagtagcatctaaatatcattaaatcacaagtccaagacacccaatgaaagacacagatcttgtgaataaaaccaccatttcagattttttaaatgttttacagggaagacacaatatgtaaatctattagctaaacacgttagcaaaagacaccattttcttactccaacagttttttcctgcgtcagtagctatcactaattcgactaaatgaaaatatatatagccactaaccaacaaacaaattcataagatgacagtctgataacatatttatggtatagcatagtttttttttttaaatgtgcatttttcaggtataaatcacagttctacattgcagctgcaatctgatatagtgctgatgcagccagaacaattacagagaccaacttcatataactaattacttgtcttaaaacatttcagaaaaaatacacagcgtacagatattgaaagcccaacatctggtgaatccaaacaatatttcagatttattaaatgttttatagcgaaaacaaaatgtagcgctaaattagcatagccacgccagccagaaccagctgggcgcgcccgaccagttcacatgcacgacagatatatgaaataacatcgtaaattgggtcttactattgctaatctttcatcagaatgttgataaaggtgtccttagtcctgatgagtcgttcaatccattcacaatggcaactttccctcttcatttagcgtaggtactggtcgactagcacggttctgtccaaagttaaaaaactcacagaacggaacacggcaaaactcccgaaaaaattcaaataatctgattaaactatattgaaaaaacatacattaagatgatatggtcacatgtatcaaacaaacttcgagacggagatagttttcatccgtaacggcagcataacaaaagaggattgcacctctaaaacgcgcgtttcagaaaaccggaagttgtcggtcacgctaaagaaataggtcttatttcacgtcagtacaagataaacaaaaaatttctcctctgacgtcttcctgacacccagaggaagacgaatgaagtgtgtttcgggtcataggtggcgtgaccatatataggcagagcgttgaagcgagcatacacatcttgcaatcttcttcttgctcagggaaagtgctgtcaaatgacttgtgtttcactcagagacaaaattgaaacggttttagaaaccatagcttgttttctatccaatggtatatggttatatgcatttagtaacagcaataattgaataagaggcagtttaatctgtagaggcaattatgctaatgcgaaaacagcaccccctgtattctcaagaagttaagacaaaaaacgaaagtagggtggttggacAGGGTGGATGGGTAGGTGTAAAACGTGAACATCAAGCAACACAAAGGCTGTGTGTTTGAATAACATCACAGACAATTTgatcattttagctaattagcaactttgaaaCTACTTACCAATTTTTttacaactacttagcatgttagctaacccatcccctaaccctaacttaaacctaactcctaaccttaatccCTAAcctggctaacattagccacctagctaacattagcgttAGCCACCTAGACACCTAGATAACCTTAGCCTCAACAAAttagaattcataacatatcatacgttttgcaaattcgtaacatattgtacgaattataattcgtaacatatccgACGAAATGgaagatggacatccacaaaagAATACCATGCCAAACgttacatatcatactaattggagtgtcaCGGAtatacgtttactatgttacgtctacccctgagtccaggttggtatttctctctgtttctcctctttcTGTCTACTGTGTACAGGGAAAGTAACTGatgcatttacataaatattgttGTAGATTCACACTTTTACATTTTAAATGAAATCAGCACAGTTGAAATCAGGCATTAAGATGTGAAGTGCTAAACAGCCACAAGaaagatcctgtctgtctgttcgtcCGTCCGTCTATTTACTACTATGTGAACATGTGGCTGGCCTGCTGTGTGACTCTGATAAAGGTGGTCCTGCGACTGAGCTCCTTCAGTTTGGCAGCTCCTACGTAGGTGCAGGTGGAGCGCAGACCACCCAGAATGTCCCTGATGGTGGCCTCTACATCCCCCCTGTACGGTACCTCCACCGTCCTGCCCTCTGACGCtctgcaggaggaggaggagaggggtatggAGGGATTGAGGAAGAGGGGAAAACGTGTCAATAAATCTATGGTCTTTCCATTGGGTTGATCAGGCACATTGATTTCTTAGTCTTCGACATCATCAACAGTTTTGTACTAAATAGACTAGAGCTAACTACTAAATGAACATTTTGTGAAGAAAATGTGTGTTCTTGCTTGTAAGTTAGTTAGTCATAAAAACTGAAtttatactgtatttatatagtGTGGGCGGAAGGTAGGCTAGTGCAggggttcccaaccaggggtacaaGGACCCCCGgaggtacttgagaagactcatgagaccatagacCTCCTGGTAAAATGCacgagggggtacttcaggggtactccaggCAGAGCTAAATTCAGTTGGTGGCACAGTAACCGAAGAAGGCTGGGAACCACTGGCCTAGCAGTTAGATCATTGGGCcattaaccgtaaggttgctacTTTGAAGCCCCGCCCCCCCGGCAAGGTGAAAACAATCTGCTGAagggcccttgagcaaggcacttaacactaATTTCTCCAGGGCCCTGGCTGTGACCTCACTCTCCGATGGCGTCTCAGGGAGAGTGGGATAtggcccccccccaaaaaataaacaaTTCCAATTCATATGTGTAAAACAGGACAGATATAAGCACCCAAGAAATGAGTATTATTTGACCTGTACTCTGCCACTCCCCCGACATGTTTCTTCATGGCCGTGTCAGAGCTCATCCCATAGAACAGCTTGACCTTTCTGCCATTCTTCTCAATGACCTCCCCGGCACACTGGTCATGGCCAGCCAGCATGCCCCCCAGCATCACAAAATCAGCTCCAGCGCctagaatcacacacacacacacaaccctgttgAGAGAAGGGCAAGCAAGGCAGTATCTTTGAGTGACACAACACAATGCATGCGTTCCAAATGCATCCTATTACCAATATAGTGCACCACTATGACCaggccctatagagaataggacACACACAATGTCACTATGATAGTATGATTTATCAAACCAGGACTCACCAAATGCCTTAGCCACATCGCCAGGACAGCTGCAGCCGCCATCCTGGTGAGATAAAACAAAACATATTGAGCAAACATTGTGGAACGTTCAGTGGTTTAATCTCTCAAAGGGAAAGCCAGGCGTAACCCGAGCTCCAGCACCTTTAACCCCTGGGttcgttcagatagaaatgtaaccCGAGCTCCAGCACCTTTAACCCCTGGGttcgttcagatagaaatgtaaccCGAGCTCCAGCACCTTTAACCCCTGGGttcgttcagatagaaatgtaaccCGAGCTCCAGCACCTTTAACCCCTGGGttcgttcagatagaaatgtaaccCGAGCTCCAGCACCTTTAACCCCTGGGttcgttcagatagaaatgtaaccCGAGCTCCAGCACCTTTAACCCCTGGGttcgttcagatagaaatgttgTGTAGATATATGCATTGTGCAGGTGCGTTGCACCCTCCTGAATATGACCCAAGAGGTCAgaatgtggtgcaaggacaacaacctcaacgtgaccaagacaaaggagatgattgtggactacaggaaaaggaagactgagcacgctcccattctcatcgacggggctgtagtggagcaggttgagagcttcaagttccttggcgtcatcaccaacaaactaacatggctcaagcacaccaagacagttgtgaagagggcatgaaaaaaacctattccccctcaggagactgaaaagatttggcatgggttctcagatcctcaaagggttttacagctgcaccatcgagagcatcctgatgggttgtatcactgcctggtatggcaactgcttggcctccgactgcaaggcactacagagtgtagtgcgaacggcccagtacatcactggggccaagattcctgccatccGGGATCTCTATACCAGATgtggtcagaggaaggccctaaaaattgtcaaagactccagccactctattcatagactgttctctctgctaccgcacggcaagcggtaccggagcgcaaagtctaggtccaagcgGCTCCTAAATTGCTTCTATGCCCAAGCCATGAAACTCCTgaccagctaatcaaatggctacccagactatttgaaaatcaatatgatttgactattgaccagagccctgtgggaatagggtgcagtttgggaatagggtgccgtttgggaatagggtgccgtttgggaatagggtgccgtttgggaatagggtgccgtcatttgggaatagggtgccgtcatttgggaatagggtgccgtcatttgggaatagggtgccgtttgggaatagggtgccgtcaattgggaatagggtgccgtttgggaatagggtgccgtcatttgggaatagggtgccgtcatTTGGAAATAGGGGGccgtttgggaatagggtgccgtcatttgggaatagggtgccgtttgggaatagggtgccgtcatttgggaatagggtgccgtcatttgggaatagggtgccgtcatttgggaatagggtgccgtcatttgggaatagggtgccgtcatttgggaatagggtgccgtcatttgggaatagggtgccgtcatttgggaatagggtgccgtttgggaatagggtgccgtcatTTGGGAATAGGTGGccgtttgggaatagggtgccgtcatttgggaatagggtgccgtttgggaatagggtgccgtcatttgggaatagggtgccgtcatttgggaatagggtgccgtttgggaatagggtgccgtttgggaatagggtgccgtttgggaatagggtgccgccatttgggaatagggtaccgtcatttgggaatagggtaccgtcatttgggaatagggtgccgtttgggaatagggtgccgtcatttgggaatagggtgccgtttgggaatagggtgccgtcatttgggaatagggtgccgtcatttgggaatagggtgccgtttgggaatagggtgccgtttgggaatagggtgccgtcatttgggaatagggtgccgtttgggaatagggtgacgtcatttgggaatagggtgccgtttgggaatagggtgccgtcatttgggaatagggtgccgtcatttgggaatagggtgccgtttgggaatagggtgccgtttgggaatagggtgccgtttgggaataGGTGccgtttgggaatagggtgccgtcatttgggaatagggtgccgtttgggaatagggtgccgtttgggaatagggtgccgtttgggaatagggtgccatcatttgggaatagggtgccgtcatttgggaatagggtgccgtcatttgggaatagggtgccgtttgggcatagggtgccgtttgggaatagggtgccgtttgggaatagggtgccatcatttggaatagggtgccgtcatttgggaatagggtgccgtcatttgggaatagggtgccgtcatttgggaatagggtgccatttggaatgcacaaTCCCAAACGGTACAGTGCTTACCTTGCTGAGGACCTGTGCCATCTCAAAGGTGCCCGTGGTGTCCATGTTGGCAGCGATGATGGGGATGCCATGGTAACTCTGCTTGGAATTACGGAACGTGAACGTCCTCCGTAGGTCCACCTGTGAGGAGGGGAGCACAGTAACAATAAATAATCAATGTgtatcccaaatgggaccctattccccatatagtgcactacttctgaccagagccctatgtgcactacatagagaacagagggtgccatttgggatgcaagccaATAAATCACACATTTTATTCATGAACGCCGATCAAAACACCAAAAGGTACAAATGCACATCATAAAAAGGAGGAATCGAAGAGGAAACCACACAGGCATTTAGCACTAGGAGTTGTGGGTAAACTGCCTGAAGTCAGGACAGTTGACATAACATGAGAGGATTGGGAAGACCAGTTAAGTTGTGGTAATGTATAACATACAGGTGATGTTTGCTGGGTTTGACCCCAGAGTGACGACCTGTATTGAAACTGTTTGAGGGTTTAAATAAGATAGAACACTGGTATTGAAGTAGATAAAAAAATATTC
The sequence above is drawn from the Salvelinus fontinalis isolate EN_2023a unplaced genomic scaffold, ASM2944872v1 scaffold_0158, whole genome shotgun sequence genome and encodes:
- the LOC129843754 gene encoding GMP reductase 1-like, producing MPRIDVDVKLDFKDVLFRPKRSSLKSRSEVDLRRTFTFRNSKQSYHGIPIIAANMDTTGTFEMAQVLSKDGGCSCPGDVAKAFGAGADFVMLGGMLAGHDQCAGEVIEKNGRKVKLFYGMSSDTAMKKHVGGVAEYRASEGRTVEVPYRGDVEATIRDILGGLRSTCTYVGAAKLKELSRRTTFIRVTQQASHMFT